The Enterococcus sp. 7F3_DIV0205 genome has a window encoding:
- a CDS encoding flavocytochrome c, protein MKKVIMSLLSLSLFAGLAVGCSSDQDKTTKKSKESKESTEVTSGASANGYTDLSDLEDQYDIVIIGAGGAGMTAALQAKEAGMNPAILEKMPVAGGNTIKSSSGMNASETKYQKEEGITDSNDKFFEETLKGGKGTNDKELLRFFVDHSADAIDWLDTKGIELSNLTITGGMSEKRTHRPADGSAIGGYLVDGLVRNVKEEKIPLFVNANVTEITEKDGQVNGVKVKLNDKETKEIKSNAVIVTTGGFGANKEMLEKYDPKLKDYVTTNQEGTTGDGIKMIEKLGGATVDMKEIQIHPTVQQDKSFLIGEVVRGEGAILASQEGTRFVNEMDTRDKVSAAITALPEKSAYLVFDQGVRDRAKAIDFYDEQGFVVEGETIEELAKKIDMPEAKLKETIDLWNKDVKAKSDTQYNRATGMDHDLSTGPYYAIKIAPGIHHTMGGVKINTKTEVLKEDGAPIKGLYAAGEVTGGLHGANRIGGNAVADIIIFGRQSGTEAANFASTQK, encoded by the coding sequence ATGAAAAAAGTCATCATGAGTTTACTATCATTGAGTTTGTTTGCAGGACTTGCGGTAGGTTGTAGCAGTGACCAAGACAAAACAACAAAGAAAAGTAAAGAATCCAAAGAAAGCACAGAAGTTACTTCTGGGGCATCAGCCAATGGCTATACAGATTTAAGCGATCTAGAAGATCAATATGATATCGTGATCATTGGTGCAGGTGGCGCTGGAATGACAGCGGCTTTACAAGCAAAAGAAGCGGGAATGAATCCAGCTATTCTAGAAAAAATGCCTGTTGCAGGTGGAAACACGATTAAATCGTCTTCAGGGATGAACGCTTCTGAAACAAAATACCAAAAAGAAGAAGGAATCACGGATAGCAACGATAAATTCTTTGAAGAAACACTAAAAGGTGGAAAAGGAACGAACGATAAAGAACTATTACGCTTTTTCGTAGATCATTCAGCAGATGCAATCGATTGGTTAGATACTAAGGGGATTGAACTTAGCAATTTAACAATCACAGGTGGAATGAGCGAAAAACGTACACATCGTCCAGCTGATGGCTCTGCAATCGGTGGCTACTTAGTAGACGGACTTGTTCGCAATGTTAAAGAAGAAAAAATTCCACTTTTTGTGAATGCAAACGTAACTGAAATTACTGAAAAAGACGGTCAAGTGAACGGTGTCAAAGTCAAACTAAACGATAAAGAAACCAAAGAAATCAAATCAAATGCTGTAATCGTTACAACTGGCGGTTTTGGTGCGAATAAAGAAATGCTTGAAAAATACGATCCAAAACTAAAAGATTATGTAACCACAAATCAAGAAGGAACAACTGGTGATGGTATCAAGATGATCGAAAAACTTGGTGGTGCCACAGTAGATATGAAAGAAATTCAAATCCATCCAACTGTTCAACAAGACAAATCATTCTTGATCGGTGAAGTTGTACGTGGGGAAGGAGCTATTTTAGCTTCACAAGAAGGAACTCGTTTTGTCAATGAAATGGATACACGTGATAAAGTTTCTGCTGCAATCACAGCTTTACCAGAAAAATCAGCATATTTGGTCTTTGATCAAGGTGTTCGTGATCGTGCTAAAGCAATTGATTTTTATGATGAACAAGGTTTTGTTGTAGAAGGCGAAACGATTGAAGAACTAGCGAAGAAAATCGATATGCCAGAAGCAAAACTAAAAGAAACCATTGATTTATGGAACAAAGATGTAAAAGCAAAATCTGATACTCAATATAACCGTGCAACAGGGATGGATCACGATTTATCAACAGGTCCTTACTATGCAATCAAAATCGCACCAGGCATCCATCATACAATGGGCGGTGTAAAAATCAATACCAAAACAGAAGTATTGAAAGAAGACGGAGCACCAATCAAAGGTTTGTACGCCGCAGGTGAAGTAACTGGTGGCTTGCATGGTGCAAACCGTATCGGCGGAAATGCTGTAGCAGATATTATCATCTTTGGTCGCCAATCTGGAACAGAAGCGGCGAACTTTGCTTCAACACAAAAATAA